Sequence from the Magallana gigas chromosome 4, xbMagGiga1.1, whole genome shotgun sequence genome:
tgaatttcagtGCAAAGATTGCAACAACAGTTTGGTTTGTTCTTCTTGTACTGCATCTGAACAACACAGGGGACATATTTTCGTCGATATATCAACTGTTTACAAGGcacagaaagaaaatattgaaaaggaTACAGAAGAGTTTGTAAACACTATTTCTCCTACATATGAAGAAATTGCACGCGACCTGGAAAATCAGCTTGCCAACCTGGATGGAGGATATGAAAAACTTACAACAAcaatgtccaaacaaggagagcaatggcacagagaagttgacatcatcatcaacaaaatgaaaactgaaataaacGAGATAAAAGTGAAACACAGagacattttacagaaacatttggatgaaatcaaacagatacagTCTCTCATAAAGCAAACACTTCTGGCCATTAAAGAAATTGAGAAATCCACTGAAGTATCTCCTGCCATTAAATACAACTCTAAGATCAGAGAGTTCAGCAAGTTTCCACCTAAGATTGAGGTATTACTGCCAAAATTCATTCCAAAACCAATAGACCATGAGAAGCTGTATAGTTTGGTTGGACAGATCACCCCATTATCTACTGCTACAGAAGAAAATGTCTTGTTATTGAACCAACCCACCACTTCAGTCAGAGAACTACTAGATGAACCAAAGCTTGTTGCCACAATACAGACTGGGTATGAAAATCTACGCAATGTTACCTGTCTTAATGATGGTAGCATATGGACGAGTGGAAAGACCAATGACATCAAATGCTTCAACACTAAAGGTTTACTCCTTCAGACAATCAAGAAAAAATCAGGTAAATTCCCCCAAAATATAGCTGTAGACAGTGATGGGGGTCTACTGTATATTAGTGGGGCAATAAAGACAATAAATAAAGTAAAGAATGGACAGACAGAAGTGTTGATCAGATTACAGGGATGGAAGCCTAGTCAGctgtgtgtcacctctactggtgatctcctggttaccaTGTTCAGTGATGATAAaactcaatccaaagttgtccgttactcTGGATCCACTGAGAAACAAACCATTCAATTTGATGATGGAGGTAAACCTCTGTACTCTGGGAATAATAATACTAAATTCATTAcagagaacagaaaccatgacatctgt
This genomic interval carries:
- the LOC117683281 gene encoding tripartite motif-containing protein 2-like, whose protein sequence is MDPHNSAQDVHRCDLCETAIVHSYCDFCHVNLCKPCVVDHISDGYDKHKIVPFQKRRSTLIYPKCEIHPHKNCEFQCKDCNNSLVCSSCTASEQHRGHIFVDISTVYKAQKENIEKDTEEFVNTISPTYEEIARDLENQLANLDGGYEKLTTTMSKQGEQWHREVDIIINKMKTEINEIKVKHRDILQKHLDEIKQIQSLIKQTLLAIKEIEKSTEVSPAIKYNSKIREFSKFPPKIEVLLPKFIPKPIDHEKLYSLVGQITPLSTATEENVLLLNQPTTSVRELLDEPKLVATIQTGYENLRNVTCLNDGSIWTSGKTNDIKCFNTKGLLLQTIKKKSGKFPQNIAVDSDGGLLYISGAIKTINKVKNGQTEVLIRLQGWKPSQLCVTSTGDLLVTMFSDDKTQSKVVRYSGSTEKQTIQFDDGGKPLYSGNNNTKFITENRNHDICVADWGAGAVVVVNQDGKLRWRYTGHPSVTKKKAFRPWGITTDSQSHILPADHYNDCIHILDQNGQFLRYIDNCDLQYPYGLCVDNDDNLFVCENNKGNVKKIKYSK